From the Psychrobacillus sp. FSL K6-4046 genome, one window contains:
- a CDS encoding DUF2187 family protein gives MSFQRQPKDVSPFVAARKIDEKISFTRNDVEVQGTIFKILEQSVIVEISMEDAKKINVPSNLTVVSHKNYTVI, from the coding sequence ATGAGTTTCCAACGACAACCTAAGGATGTTTCACCTTTCGTGGCAGCACGGAAAATTGATGAGAAGATCTCTTTTACACGCAATGATGTTGAAGTACAAGGTACTATTTTTAAAATCCTAGAGCAATCTGTTATTGTCGAAATATCTATGGAGGATGCGAAGAAAATTAATGTTCCTTCGAATCTTACAGTAGTATCACATAAAAACTATACGGTGATATAA
- the recQ gene encoding DNA helicase RecQ yields the protein MLENATQLLQEYYGYDSFREGQEKVINYVMNGKSSLCVMPTGGGKSLCYQIPSLLLDGTTIVISPLISLMKDQVDTLLQAGIPATFINSTLSSEEVRETMEEVLNGQYRMLYIAPERLESQAFLNQLKKVKVPLIAVDEAHCISQWGHDFRPSYRAIHRLKDVFTEQPVVLALTATATPAVRDDICRLLQIRDENTVITGFARSNLSFSVVLGQDKNKFLKEFIKKNAQEVGIIYAATRKTVDLLYDLLNKAGVKAAKYHAGLPEAFRNKEQERFLTDEAQVMVATNAFGMGIDKSNVRYVIHYQLPKNMESYYQEAGRAGRDGLPSECVVLYASQDVQTQRFLIDQALDRDRIPQELEKLQGMVDYCHTENCLQQYIVQYFGEPNGDICGQCGNCTDSREMQDVTKEVQMVLSCVVRMGQRFGKTITAQVLTGSENKKVIEFGFQKLSTYGILKAQSLKEVLGLMEFMIAEGLLLVNQGSMPTIYISDAGKEVLLGKRKIMRKGVAVTKQIAKNDPLFEGLRVLRKKIADEAGVPPFVIFSDKTLQDMCVKRPQTEDELLDVHGVGANKRDKYGQAFLEEILRYITV from the coding sequence ATGCTAGAAAATGCAACACAGTTACTACAGGAATATTATGGCTATGACTCTTTCAGAGAAGGGCAAGAGAAAGTAATCAATTATGTAATGAATGGCAAATCGAGCCTGTGTGTTATGCCTACTGGAGGTGGTAAATCTCTTTGCTATCAAATTCCCTCTCTATTATTAGATGGGACGACTATAGTAATTTCACCATTGATTTCCTTGATGAAGGATCAGGTGGATACCTTATTGCAGGCAGGTATACCCGCAACATTCATAAATAGTACATTATCTTCTGAAGAAGTACGAGAAACGATGGAAGAGGTTCTAAATGGCCAATATCGAATGCTTTATATAGCTCCAGAGCGTTTGGAATCACAAGCCTTTTTGAACCAATTAAAAAAAGTGAAGGTACCGTTAATTGCAGTCGATGAGGCACACTGTATCTCTCAGTGGGGTCATGATTTTCGTCCCAGCTACCGTGCGATTCATCGATTAAAGGATGTATTCACGGAACAGCCTGTTGTTCTTGCATTAACAGCAACAGCGACACCAGCTGTACGAGACGATATTTGTCGTTTATTACAAATTCGAGATGAAAATACGGTTATAACTGGATTTGCTCGCTCAAATCTATCGTTCTCTGTTGTGCTCGGCCAAGATAAGAATAAATTCTTAAAAGAATTTATTAAAAAGAATGCACAGGAAGTCGGCATTATATATGCAGCAACGAGAAAAACAGTAGATTTGTTATATGATTTATTAAACAAGGCAGGAGTCAAAGCGGCTAAATACCATGCCGGATTACCTGAGGCCTTTAGAAACAAGGAGCAGGAGCGGTTTCTTACAGATGAGGCACAGGTGATGGTTGCTACAAATGCCTTCGGAATGGGAATTGATAAATCGAATGTCCGATATGTCATTCACTATCAGCTTCCTAAAAACATGGAAAGTTATTATCAAGAGGCTGGAAGAGCTGGCCGAGATGGACTACCGAGTGAATGTGTGGTTCTCTATGCATCGCAGGATGTACAAACACAGCGATTCTTAATCGATCAGGCATTAGACCGAGATAGAATTCCTCAAGAATTAGAAAAACTACAAGGGATGGTAGATTATTGCCATACAGAAAACTGCTTACAGCAATATATTGTGCAATATTTTGGAGAGCCCAATGGAGATATTTGTGGTCAATGTGGAAATTGTACAGATTCTAGAGAAATGCAGGACGTTACAAAGGAAGTACAAATGGTTTTGTCTTGCGTGGTTAGAATGGGACAAAGATTTGGTAAGACGATTACCGCTCAGGTGCTAACAGGTTCAGAAAACAAAAAGGTAATAGAGTTTGGATTTCAAAAACTATCTACTTATGGGATATTAAAGGCTCAATCCTTAAAAGAAGTGTTAGGGCTTATGGAGTTTATGATTGCAGAAGGATTACTTCTAGTGAACCAGGGAAGTATGCCGACGATTTATATTTCGGATGCAGGAAAAGAAGTATTGTTAGGGAAGAGAAAGATCATGCGTAAGGGAGTAGCAGTCACAAAGCAGATTGCTAAGAATGACCCGTTATTTGAAGGGTTAAGAGTGCTTCGGAAAAAAATTGCGGACGAAGCTGGTGTTCCACCGTTTGTTATATTTTCTGATAAAACATTACAAGACATGTGCGTAAAGCGTCCGCAAACCGAAGATGAGTTACTAGATGTACATGGAGTTGGTGCTAATAAGCGTGACAAATATGGTCAAGCTTTTCTAGAAGAAATACTCCGTTATATCACCGTATAG
- a CDS encoding DEAD/DEAH box helicase gives MHFNEFKLDDKILQAIEQLGYTEPTEVQQKVIPVALSKKDILVKSKTGSGKTAAFATPLCELVDWEENKPQALVLTPTRELAVQVQEDITNIGRYKRIKGLALYGKSPFAKQKLALKQKTHIVVGTPGRVLDHIEKGTLDVSKIEYLVIDEADEMLNMGFLEQVESIIKLLPKKRTTMLFSATLSQEIKTLSGRYMNDAVSIEIDAAEEDAPKIEHLKYIVKDDQKLAFIEKLTITENPDSCIVFCRTKERVDQLVDALDNKGYTADKIHGGMMQEDRFEVMDDFRKGEFRYLIATDVAARGIDIEDITHVIHYDVPLEQESYVHRTGRTGRAGRSGKSIMLATPHEDKFVKEIEAFIGFEIPTGREITAEMVAQNRAAFDLKMQEQPEAKKSKGEQLNVNITKLYFNGGKKKKIRAVDFVGTIAKIEGVSADDIGIITIQDNVSYVEILNGKGPLVLKKMRNTTIKGKLLKVHIAHK, from the coding sequence ATGCATTTTAACGAATTTAAATTAGATGATAAAATATTGCAAGCAATTGAACAACTAGGTTACACAGAGCCAACAGAAGTCCAACAAAAGGTTATCCCAGTAGCCTTATCAAAGAAAGACATTCTGGTGAAATCGAAAACAGGTAGTGGGAAGACTGCCGCATTTGCCACTCCTTTATGTGAGCTAGTAGATTGGGAAGAAAATAAGCCACAAGCTTTAGTTTTAACCCCAACAAGAGAGCTTGCAGTGCAGGTTCAGGAAGACATCACAAATATCGGTCGCTATAAACGAATTAAAGGATTAGCGTTGTATGGAAAATCTCCATTTGCAAAGCAAAAGCTGGCATTAAAGCAAAAAACACATATTGTAGTTGGAACTCCAGGTCGTGTGTTAGATCATATAGAAAAAGGAACATTGGACGTATCCAAAATAGAATACTTAGTAATTGATGAAGCAGATGAAATGTTAAACATGGGTTTTCTTGAACAAGTAGAATCTATTATAAAACTGCTTCCTAAAAAACGTACGACTATGCTATTCTCTGCAACCTTGTCACAGGAGATAAAAACGTTAAGCGGCAGATATATGAATGATGCGGTATCAATAGAAATAGACGCAGCTGAAGAAGATGCGCCTAAAATTGAGCATTTAAAATATATAGTGAAAGATGACCAGAAGCTAGCCTTCATAGAAAAGCTGACGATTACAGAAAATCCGGATAGCTGTATTGTATTTTGCCGGACAAAAGAGCGTGTAGATCAATTAGTAGACGCATTAGACAATAAAGGCTATACGGCAGATAAGATTCACGGTGGTATGATGCAGGAAGATCGCTTTGAGGTAATGGATGATTTCAGAAAAGGAGAATTCCGTTATTTGATCGCTACGGATGTCGCAGCACGTGGTATTGATATTGAAGATATTACGCACGTAATCCATTATGATGTGCCGTTAGAGCAAGAAAGCTATGTACATCGTACAGGTAGAACAGGAAGAGCTGGCAGAAGCGGAAAGTCGATTATGCTTGCGACTCCTCATGAAGACAAATTTGTAAAAGAGATTGAAGCATTTATTGGCTTTGAAATTCCAACTGGACGTGAAATTACGGCAGAAATGGTTGCTCAAAACAGAGCAGCGTTTGATCTTAAGATGCAGGAGCAGCCAGAAGCTAAGAAATCAAAAGGCGAGCAGCTGAATGTTAATATTACTAAGCTATATTTCAATGGTGGTAAGAAAAAGAAAATCAGAGCGGTAGACTTCGTAGGGACAATTGCCAAAATCGAGGGAGTTTCTGCTGACGATATAGGTATTATTACTATTCAAGATAACGTTTCATACGTTGAAATTCTAAATGGTAAAGGACCTCTAGTATTGAAAAAAATGAGAAACACAACGATTAAGGGTAAGCTTTTAAAAGTCCATATTGCTCATAAATAA